The proteins below are encoded in one region of Deinococcus seoulensis:
- a CDS encoding helix-turn-helix transcriptional regulator: MSAPTAAPPAAPERTKTRLLELVKRHGPQTAQDLAQALDVSVPAARRHLCDLQEQGLIEARTERPGGRGRPQHVFVLTERGEAAFPKTYSSLCVDVLRHIEGLFGEGAVLKVLDARNNEIISHFEQDVPANLPLGERVQGLVNRLNRHGFDAVVHQEGEQWYFTQRNCPNLTVARQYAQLCAAEETLYAALLGVPVERETRMACGQGNCRYRIGPAAP; this comes from the coding sequence ATGAGCGCCCCGACCGCCGCCCCACCCGCCGCGCCGGAACGCACCAAGACACGGCTGCTGGAACTCGTGAAACGCCACGGCCCGCAGACCGCGCAGGACCTCGCGCAGGCCCTGGACGTCAGCGTGCCCGCCGCCCGCCGTCACCTGTGCGACCTTCAGGAACAGGGACTGATCGAGGCGCGCACCGAGCGTCCCGGCGGGCGGGGCCGACCCCAGCACGTGTTCGTGCTGACCGAGCGCGGCGAGGCCGCCTTCCCGAAGACGTACTCCAGCCTGTGCGTGGACGTCCTGCGGCACATCGAGGGCCTGTTCGGCGAGGGCGCCGTCCTGAAAGTCCTGGACGCCCGCAACAACGAGATCATCTCGCACTTCGAGCAGGACGTCCCGGCCAACCTGCCGCTGGGAGAGCGCGTGCAGGGCCTCGTCAACCGCCTGAACCGGCACGGCTTCGACGCCGTGGTCCACCAGGAAGGCGAGCAGTGGTACTTCACGCAGCGCAACTGCCCCAACCTGACCGTCGCGCGGCAGTACGCGCAACTGTGCGCCGCCGAGGAAACCCTGTACGCCGCGCTGCTGGGCGTCCCGGTGGAACGTGAGACCCGCATGGCCTGCGGGCAGGGCAACTGCCGCTACCGCATCGGTCCCGCCGCCCCATGA
- a CDS encoding bifunctional 3-deoxy-7-phosphoheptulonate synthase/chorismate mutase, which translates to MTQSQPNIEALRAEVDSINRELLTLLSRRGEVVAQIGHAKTQEGRPNHYDPAREEKQLKEIEALNPGPFTSAAVKAIFKEIFKASLALEESNDKKQLLVSRKVKSDDTVLDIDGVRIGGDSAPTIIAGPCSIESEEQMEQTAAYLAGKGIKILRGGAYKPRTSPYGFQGMGVDGLILGNRVAKEHGMLFITEVMDTRDVEIVAEYADILQVGARNMHNFALLREVGRARRPVLLKRGLSATIEEWLYAAEYILSEGNNEVILCERGIRTYEKWTRNTLDLSAVAIAKQETHLPVIVDVTHAAGRRDLLIPLAKAALAVGADGIHVEVHPSPATALSDNEQQLDFAGYDKFSDALASMLKLPATV; encoded by the coding sequence ATGACCCAGTCGCAACCCAACATCGAGGCCCTCCGCGCCGAGGTCGATTCGATCAACCGTGAACTCCTGACGCTGCTGTCCCGCCGTGGCGAGGTCGTCGCGCAGATCGGTCACGCCAAGACGCAGGAAGGCCGCCCGAACCACTACGACCCGGCCCGCGAGGAAAAACAGCTCAAGGAGATCGAGGCCCTGAACCCCGGCCCGTTCACCAGCGCGGCCGTCAAGGCGATCTTCAAGGAGATCTTCAAGGCCAGCCTCGCACTGGAAGAAAGCAACGACAAGAAGCAGCTGCTGGTGTCCCGCAAGGTCAAGAGCGACGACACCGTGCTGGACATCGACGGCGTGCGAATCGGCGGGGACTCGGCGCCCACCATCATCGCCGGGCCGTGCTCCATCGAGAGTGAAGAGCAGATGGAGCAGACGGCCGCGTACCTGGCGGGCAAGGGCATCAAGATCCTGCGTGGCGGCGCGTACAAGCCCCGCACCAGCCCCTACGGCTTCCAGGGCATGGGCGTGGACGGCCTGATCCTCGGGAACCGCGTGGCGAAGGAACACGGCATGCTGTTCATCACGGAAGTCATGGACACCCGCGACGTGGAGATCGTCGCCGAGTACGCCGACATCCTTCAGGTCGGGGCGCGTAACATGCACAACTTCGCGCTGCTGCGCGAGGTGGGCCGCGCCCGCCGCCCGGTGCTGCTCAAGCGCGGCCTGAGCGCCACCATCGAGGAGTGGCTGTACGCCGCCGAGTACATCCTCTCGGAAGGGAACAACGAGGTCATCCTGTGCGAGCGCGGCATCCGCACGTACGAGAAGTGGACCCGCAACACCCTGGACCTGAGCGCCGTGGCGATCGCCAAGCAGGAAACGCACCTGCCGGTGATCGTGGACGTCACGCACGCCGCCGGGCGCCGCGACCTGCTGATTCCCCTGGCGAAAGCCGCGCTGGCCGTCGGTGCCGACGGCATTCACGTGGAAGTGCACCCCAGCCCCGCCACCGCCCTGAGCGACAACGAGCAGCAGCTGGACTTCGCCGGGTACGACAAGTTCAGCGACGCGCTGGCCAGCATGCTGAAACTGCCCGCCACCGTCTGA
- a CDS encoding PEGA domain-containing protein, with the protein MKPIGPYVAARELPGRTGSPVRTLRATDRLTGMPVLLHVLPYPLTLPELPDHPGLLPVVDSGVDGEQAYVVTELPLQARPADDALLTARGALAALGALHERGLTHGGLNAAQLWSVDGRVLLAGAGLPWGGEPLPSDDLYALGVILAEMGHLPEALRPLTEQPGHLSAVAALARLNSEQAARPAPQTQAAHGPDVPEQIAPAQEASGAGATGPEPSVAEASGQEPPAGAVSAGPQDSPAPPAVQTPLTRTPLLRGRGGSKRGRQGRRDANASALPAPTQPAPTESTPSDSLAGSVPAEPAPPAPLPVMDWSAGPVSAPHDGSPIVLGPVGPETTELEPTGPDPAELDPAGPESSGPGDSDREATADTPPAGLPEPERPGTERPESGVMPSASVPSAPVPSAPVPSAPVPSAPVPGAPAPAAGGPETPQERRRRQNEERRAQAMLDAQAAAARKARRLREERAQRLAESGGDAPIQIGGGPVVGGAVVGGVVGTAPGAVLGTVLGDDDLPAWDGPPVDGEAAPRPQLRMRDVDRLPPGLRREPLPEPEPEPAPRLPARRAPGDPIRIGWDEDDSWRVVREVPVPPERPRRRLPRWTLLVVAAALLLGGAWWALSALPGRTPARQVTPQNDARQPEPRQPGGESTTSAPATATDGASAGGAIAEAGSQADPACCEVEFRLLGAQGRTVALTVEAAPPGADLTPGESLGRAPGTVRFPLPGTYRLRTSISGYAPASLSVTVPTTKPKIIDLGN; encoded by the coding sequence GTGAAGCCCATTGGCCCTTACGTGGCCGCCCGCGAACTGCCGGGCCGGACAGGCAGTCCGGTCCGCACGCTGCGCGCCACGGACCGACTGACGGGCATGCCGGTGCTGCTGCACGTGCTGCCCTACCCCCTGACCCTGCCGGAACTGCCGGACCATCCGGGCCTGCTGCCCGTCGTGGACAGCGGCGTGGACGGCGAGCAGGCCTACGTGGTGACCGAGTTGCCCCTTCAGGCCCGCCCCGCCGACGACGCCCTGCTGACCGCGCGCGGCGCGCTGGCCGCCCTGGGCGCCCTGCACGAGCGCGGACTGACGCACGGCGGCCTGAACGCCGCGCAACTCTGGAGCGTGGACGGCCGCGTGCTGCTGGCCGGGGCGGGCCTGCCCTGGGGCGGCGAGCCGCTGCCCAGCGACGACCTGTACGCGCTGGGCGTGATTCTCGCGGAGATGGGTCACCTGCCTGAGGCGCTGCGCCCACTGACCGAGCAGCCCGGCCATCTGAGCGCCGTGGCGGCCCTGGCCCGCCTGAACAGCGAGCAGGCCGCCCGGCCCGCACCGCAGACCCAGGCCGCACACGGGCCGGACGTACCAGAGCAGATCGCACCAGCGCAGGAGGCGTCCGGAGCAGGTGCGACCGGGCCGGAGCCGTCCGTGGCGGAGGCGTCCGGGCAGGAGCCTCCCGCCGGAGCCGTCAGCGCCGGGCCGCAGGACTCCCCTGCCCCGCCAGCAGTTCAGACACCGCTGACCCGGACGCCACTGCTGCGCGGTCGGGGCGGCTCGAAACGCGGACGGCAGGGCCGCAGGGACGCGAACGCCTCTGCCCTGCCCGCGCCGACGCAACCGGCCCCAACTGAATCAACCCCATCTGATTCTCTGGCCGGGTCTGTTCCAGCCGAGCCCGCGCCGCCCGCGCCGCTGCCCGTGATGGACTGGTCGGCGGGGCCAGTGAGCGCGCCGCACGACGGTTCTCCCATTGTCCTCGGACCTGTCGGGCCGGAAACAACTGAGCTGGAACCCACTGGGCCGGACCCCGCTGAGCTGGACCCTGCCGGGCCGGAATCGAGCGGGCCGGGCGACAGTGACCGCGAGGCGACCGCCGACACGCCGCCCGCCGGGTTACCGGAACCTGAACGTCCCGGGACTGAACGGCCGGAATCCGGCGTGATGCCCAGTGCGTCCGTGCCCAGTGCACCCGTGCCCAGTGCACCCGTGCCCAGTGCACCCGTGCCCAGTGCACCCGTGCCCGGCGCTCCTGCCCCGGCGGCGGGTGGGCCGGAGACTCCGCAGGAGCGGCGGCGACGGCAGAACGAGGAGCGGCGCGCGCAGGCCATGCTGGACGCGCAGGCGGCAGCGGCGCGCAAGGCCAGGCGCCTGCGCGAAGAGCGGGCCCAGCGACTGGCGGAGAGCGGCGGTGACGCGCCCATTCAGATCGGGGGCGGCCCGGTGGTCGGTGGGGCGGTGGTCGGTGGGGTGGTCGGCACTGCGCCGGGAGCGGTCCTGGGCACGGTGCTGGGTGACGATGACCTGCCCGCCTGGGACGGCCCGCCCGTGGACGGTGAGGCCGCGCCGCGCCCGCAACTGCGGATGCGGGACGTGGACCGCCTGCCGCCGGGCCTGCGCCGCGAGCCGCTGCCGGAACCCGAGCCGGAACCGGCCCCGCGCCTCCCGGCCCGCCGCGCGCCGGGCGACCCGATCCGCATCGGGTGGGACGAGGACGATTCCTGGCGGGTGGTGCGCGAGGTTCCCGTCCCGCCGGAACGGCCGCGCCGGCGCCTGCCCCGCTGGACACTGCTGGTGGTCGCGGCCGCGCTGCTGCTGGGCGGCGCGTGGTGGGCGCTGAGCGCCCTGCCCGGACGCACGCCTGCCCGGCAGGTCACGCCGCAGAACGACGCCCGGCAGCCCGAACCTCGACAGCCGGGGGGTGAGTCGACGACGTCCGCGCCCGCGACGGCGACTGACGGTGCCAGTGCCGGGGGCGCCATTGCTGAGGCTGGCAGTCAGGCCGATCCGGCGTGCTGCGAGGTCGAGTTCCGGTTGCTGGGCGCGCAGGGCCGCACGGTGGCCCTGACGGTGGAGGCCGCGCCGCCCGGAGCGGATCTCACGCCGGGCGAGTCGCTGGGCCGCGCGCCGGGCACCGTGCGCTTTCCGCTGCCCGGCACGTACCGCCTGAGGACCAGTATCAGCGGGTACGCGCCGGCCAGCCTGAGCGTCACGGTGCCCACCACGAAACCGAAGATCATCGATCTGGGCAACTGA
- a CDS encoding 2'-5' RNA ligase family protein, translating into MTTPRADPAPGALHSIVAWPPEALDTWMRRTQKRLNVSGFGLPHLNIRAPFQTPLSGPELVLACREALRGQSELTVHVKGWKQLQGVIFLECHLSSDLRALHERCMQIGPSSRAQYDGDLYRPHLTLALGVLPWAAEYLWNEVQQYTPPLTSFTVQALSLTREERGEVQELHTFPLTGPATDTRHTREVAPS; encoded by the coding sequence ATGACCACACCCAGGGCCGACCCCGCACCCGGCGCGCTGCACTCCATCGTCGCGTGGCCCCCCGAGGCGCTGGACACCTGGATGCGCCGCACCCAGAAACGCCTGAACGTCAGCGGGTTCGGCCTGCCGCACCTGAACATCCGCGCGCCGTTCCAGACGCCCCTGAGCGGCCCGGAACTCGTCCTGGCGTGCCGGGAGGCCCTGCGCGGCCAGAGTGAACTGACCGTCCACGTCAAGGGCTGGAAACAGCTTCAGGGCGTGATCTTCCTGGAATGCCACCTGAGCAGCGACCTGCGCGCCCTGCACGAACGCTGCATGCAAATCGGGCCGTCCAGTCGCGCGCAGTACGACGGCGACCTGTACCGCCCGCACCTGACCCTGGCGCTGGGCGTCCTGCCCTGGGCCGCCGAGTACCTCTGGAACGAGGTGCAGCAGTACACGCCGCCCCTGACCAGCTTCACCGTGCAGGCCCTGAGCCTGACCCGCGAGGAACGCGGCGAGGTGCAGGAACTCCACACCTTCCCCCTGACCGGCCCCGCCACCGACACCCGCCACACCCGCGAAGTCGCGCCCAGCTGA
- a CDS encoding Mrp/NBP35 family ATP-binding protein: MREAVMAALSTVNDPELHRDLVSLGMIEHASVEAGVASVKVNLTTPACPLKGKIEGDVREAVLAVPGVTRVDVTFGAMVRPPAQPAMTGVKHVLLVGSGKGGVGKSSVSVNIAASLARDGARVGLLDADVYGPSVAHMMGQGGAKVTANAERKMQPIEAHGVKFVSMANLSPAGQALVWRGPMLHSAIQQFLKDAAWGELDYLIVDLPPGTGDVQLSLTQTIQVTGAVIVTTPQDVALIDAARAIDMFRKASVPVLGVVENMSYFVAPDTGHTYDLFGRGGSRKLGEEYPLLGEVPIDIDVRQDGDRGTPAVLAHPDSAAAQALIQVARNLAGQVSVRALSQSLADLPDQLTVV, from the coding sequence ATGCGTGAAGCCGTGATGGCCGCCCTGAGCACCGTGAATGATCCGGAACTCCACCGTGACCTCGTCTCCCTCGGCATGATCGAGCACGCCAGCGTGGAGGCGGGTGTGGCCAGCGTGAAGGTGAACCTCACCACGCCCGCCTGCCCCCTGAAAGGCAAGATCGAGGGCGACGTCCGCGAGGCCGTCCTGGCCGTGCCCGGCGTCACGCGCGTGGACGTCACCTTCGGCGCGATGGTCCGGCCCCCCGCGCAGCCCGCCATGACCGGCGTCAAGCACGTCCTGCTGGTCGGCAGCGGCAAGGGCGGCGTCGGCAAGAGCAGCGTCTCCGTGAACATCGCCGCCAGCCTCGCTCGCGACGGCGCCCGCGTGGGCCTGCTCGACGCGGACGTGTACGGCCCCAGCGTCGCGCACATGATGGGTCAGGGCGGCGCGAAAGTCACCGCGAACGCCGAACGCAAGATGCAGCCCATCGAGGCGCACGGCGTGAAGTTCGTGTCCATGGCGAACCTCTCCCCGGCCGGGCAGGCGCTGGTGTGGCGCGGCCCGATGCTGCACTCCGCCATCCAGCAGTTCCTGAAAGACGCCGCGTGGGGCGAACTCGACTACCTGATCGTGGACCTGCCCCCGGGCACCGGTGACGTGCAGCTCTCGCTCACGCAGACCATTCAGGTGACGGGCGCCGTGATCGTCACCACCCCGCAGGACGTCGCGCTGATCGACGCGGCCCGCGCCATCGACATGTTCCGCAAGGCCAGCGTGCCCGTGCTGGGCGTCGTGGAGAACATGAGTTACTTCGTGGCGCCCGACACCGGCCACACCTACGACCTGTTCGGCCGGGGCGGCAGCCGCAAACTCGGCGAGGAGTACCCGCTGCTGGGCGAGGTGCCCATCGACATCGACGTACGCCAGGACGGCGACCGGGGCACCCCGGCCGTCCTGGCGCACCCGGACTCTGCGGCCGCGCAGGCCCTGATCCAGGTGGCCCGCAATCTCGCCGGACAGGTCAGCGTCCGCGCCCTGTCGCAGTCCCTGGCCGACCTGCCCGATCAACTGACCGTCGTATGA
- a CDS encoding globin domain-containing protein, with protein MTAPLSLTTGGSLYDRIGPDALAALVSRFYDLVAREPLLTPIFPADLTLTAEKQLAFLSGFLGGPPLYHQRFGHPRLRARHLPFTITPARAQAWLSCMRAALDATPEIGAEDGQELFTALSRVATHMVNAPEGAQT; from the coding sequence ATGACGGCGCCCCTCTCGCTGACCACGGGCGGCAGCCTGTACGACCGGATCGGGCCGGACGCGCTGGCCGCCCTGGTGTCCCGCTTCTACGATCTCGTGGCCCGGGAGCCCCTGCTGACGCCGATCTTCCCGGCGGACCTGACCCTGACCGCCGAGAAGCAACTGGCGTTCCTGAGCGGCTTTCTGGGCGGCCCGCCGCTGTACCACCAGCGGTTCGGGCACCCCCGGTTGCGGGCGCGGCACCTGCCGTTCACGATCACTCCGGCGCGCGCGCAGGCGTGGCTGTCGTGCATGCGGGCCGCGCTGGACGCCACGCCCGAGATCGGCGCGGAGGACGGGCAGGAACTGTTCACGGCGCTGTCGCGGGTGGCGACGCACATGGTGAACGCCCCGGAAGGCGCGCAGACCTGA